AAACCGCACTCGGCTTCGCTGCAAAGCGACTCGGTGTGAAGTTCGAGACCCCGATCTTCGACGGCGCGCATTGGGATGACGTTGTCGGATACTTGGGCGAAGCCGGCCTCGATACCGACGGCCGTTCGCTCCTGTTCGACGGTCGCACCGGCGATGCGTTCGATCAGAAAGTCACCGTCGGCTGCATCTACATGCTCAAGCTGAGCCACTTGGTCGACGACAAGATTCATGCCCGTTCGATCGGACCCTACTCCCTCATCACGCAGCAGCCGCTCGGTGGTAAGGCACAGTTCGGTGGTCAGCGCTTCGGAGAAATGGAAGTCTGGGCGCTCGAAGCGTATGGTGCGGCACACGCACTGCAGGAGATCCTGACCGTAAAGTCGGACGACGTTCCAGGTCGTTCGCGCGTCTATGAGGCAATCGTCAAGGGCGAGAACATGCCGGAGCCGAGCGTTCCGGAATCGTTCTCGGTGTTGGTGCGCGAGCTGCAAGGCTTGGCACTGGAGGTGACGATCAGCTAAACGAGCCGTTGCAGTACCGCAGCGCCTGAGCAAGGCGCTGCGGTACTACCCTGCTCCGATACACGTAGGACACGATTTTAAGAACTACTAAAGGAAAATTACAATGGCATACATGCTTCCAATGGAATCGCCGTTCAAGAAATTCTCGCAGATCACGATCAGCCTGGCGAGCCCCGAGAGCATTCTCGGTCGTTCGCACGGTGAAGTGACCAAGCCCGAGACCATCAACTACCGGTCCTACCGACCGGAAAAAGACGGTCTCTTTTGCGAGAAGATCTTCGGACCGACGCGTGACTGGGAATGCTTCTGCGGTAAGTACAAGCGTATCCGCTATAAAGGCATCATCTGCGATCGTTGCGGAGTCGAGGTGACGACGAAGTCCGTTCGTCGTGAGCGCTTCGGCCACATTTCGCTCGCCGTGCCGGTCGTACACATCTGGTACTTCCGCTCGCTGCCGAACAAGATCGGCCACTTGCTCGGTATCCCCAGCAAGGATCTCGAGAAGATTATCTATTACGAATCATACGTCGTCATCAGCCCAGGTACGACCGGCCTGCCGGAAAAGCACCTGCTGACCGAAGAAGAATACTATCGTATTCTCGATTCGTTGCCGTCGGAAAATGACGATCTCGAAGATCTCGATCCGAAGAAGTTCATCGCCGGCATCGGCGCACCTGCGGTGCACCAGCTCCTGAGCCGCATCGATATCGAGGCGCTCTCGATCGAACTGCGTCGTCAGGCTCGCGAAGAAACGTCGCAGCTCAAGCGTCAGGAAGCACTCAAGCGCCTGCGTACCGTCGAGGCATTCCGTCCGGAAGAGGCGAAGCTCGATAACCGTCCGGAGTGGATGGTGCTCAATGCGGTGCCGGTTATTCCGCCGGAGCTTCGTCCGCTCGTGCCGCTCGAAGGCGGTCGATTTGCGACGAGCGATCTCAACGATCTCTATCGCCGCGTGATCATCCGCAACAACCGCCTCAAGCGCTTGATGGACATCAAGGCGCCGGAGGTCATTCTGCGTAACGAAAAGCGCATGTTGCAGGAAGCGGTCGATTCCCTCTTCGACAACTCCCGCCGCGTCTCTGCTGTGAAAGCTGACACGTCGCGTGCGCTGAAGTCGCTCTCCGACACCCTCAAGGGTAAGCAGGGCCGCTTCCGTCAGAACCTGCTTGGTAAGCGTGTTGACTATTCCGGCCGTTCGGTCATCGTCGTCGGTCCGGAGCTTCGCCTGCACCAGTGCGGTCTGCCGAAGGAAATGGCAGTCGAGCTCTTCAAGCCGTTCATCATTCGCAAGCTCATCGAGCGCGGTATCACGAAGACCGTGAAGTCCGCCAAGAAGCTCGTCGAGCGCAAGACGAACGACGTGTGGGATATCTTGGAATCGATCATCGACGGACATCCGGTCATGCTCAATCGTGCACCAACACTGCACCGACTGGGTATCCAGGCATTCCAGCCGAAGCTGATCGAAGGCCGCGCTATTCAGGTTCATCCGCTCGTCTGTACGGCATTCAACGCCGACTTCGACGGTGACCAAATGGCCGTGCACGTACCGTTGTCGTTCGAAGCACAGCTCGAAGCCTCGACGCTCATGCTCAGCTCGCACAACATCATCTCGCCACAGAACGGCGAGCCGATCGCTGTGCCGTCGCAGGATATGGTTCTCGGACCCTATTACCTGACGAAGCATAAGCACGGCGCGCTCGGCGAAGGCATGATCTTCGGCACTGCGAAGGAAGTCATGGTCGCCTACAACCTCAACCGCGTGCACTTGCATGCAATGGTGAAGGTTCGTATCGGCGGCAAGATGATCGAGACGACGGTCGGCCGCACGATCTTCAACCAGATCGTGCCGAAGGACATGGGCTACCTCAACGAGCTCCTGACCAAGAAACGTCTGCGTCAGATCATCGCCATGTGCTTCCGCAAGGTCGGTCTCATTCAGACGGTCGAATTCCTCGACAAGCTGAAGGATCTCGGCTTCATGTTCGCCACGAAGGGCGGCGTGTCGGTCGCACTCTCCGATATCGTCGTTCCGAAGGAGAAGAACGAAATTATCGACAAGGCACAGGCTCAGGTCGATGACGTGCACGATAAGTACCTCAACGGTTTCATCACGACCGGTGAGCGCTACAACAAGGTGATCGATATCTGGACGCGCGCGACTAATCGCGTGGCCGACAAACTGTTCGAAACGCTCCAGCACGACCGCAACGGCTTCAACCCACTCTATATGATGGTGGACTCCGGAGCCCGCGGTTCGAAGGAACAGGTTCGTCAGCTTGCCGGTATGCGCGGTCTTATGGCCAAGCCGCAGAAGTCGTTGTCGGGTCAGACGGGCGAACTCATCGAGAACCCGATCCTCTCGAACTTCTACGAAGGTCTGTCGATCCTCGAGTACTTCATTTCAACGCACGGTGCCCGTAAGGGTCTTGCCGATACCGCGTTGAAAACGGCTGACGCCGGTTACCTCACACGTCGTCTTGTCGACGCATCGCAGGATGCCGTTATCGCAATGCACGATTGCGAGACGATCCGCGGTATTCCGACCAGCGCTCTGAAGGAAGGCGAAGACATCAAGGAGACGCTCGCCGAGCGCATCCTCGGTCGCGTGTCGCAAGAAGACATCGTCGATCCGCTGTCGAAGAAAGTGATCTGCAAGACCGGTCAGATGATCGACGAGGAAGTCGCGCTTGCGATCTCCGAGACCTCGATCGAGACCGTGCTCGTTCGCTCGGTGCTCACCTGCGAAGCAAAGCGCGGCATCTGCGCGCTGTGTTACGGCCGCAACCTTGCGACCCACAAGCTCGTCGAACCCGGCGAAGCGGTCGGTCGTATCGCTGCTCAGTCCATCGGTGAGCCGGGTACGCAGCTCACGCTTCGTACATTCCACACCGGTGGTACGGCATCGCTCATTGCGTCGCAGTCGCAGGTCACGTCGAAGTTCGAAGGGACGATCCAGTACGAGGGTATGAAGGTCATCACGAACGTGGAAGGTCAGAAGATCGTCCTGTCGCGTTCGGGTGTCGTGAATATTCTCGACGACGACAATCGCGCCGTCGGCAAGTTCGATGTTCCGTACGGTTCGGTGATCCTTGTGCCGGATGGCGCCCCGATCAAGAAGGGCGAACTGCTCTACGAGTGGGATCCGTACAACGCCGTGATCGTTTCGGAGCATAAGGGTACGGTCAAATTCCGTGACTTCGTCGAGAACATCACGGTTCGTCGCGAGCCCGATGAACTTACCGGTCACATCCAGACCCGCACGATCGATTCGCGCGACCGCACAAAGTCGCCGACAATTGACATCTTGGATGCAGACGGCAAGCGCATCATCAACTATATCATCCCGAGCAACGCCATCCTCCAGGTCGAGGACGGCGAAGCGATCCCGGCTGGTATGGTGCTCGTGAAGATCCATCGTGAGTCGGGTAAGAACCGCGACATCACGGGCGGTCTGCCGCGCGTCACGGAGCTCTTCGAAGCTCGCTCGCCAAGCGATCCGGCTACGGTTTCGGAGATCGACGGCGTCGTGCACTTCGAGAAGCCGCGCCGCGGTTCGCGTGTCATCGCCGTCACGGCGCATGACAGCACCGACCGTCGTGAGTACACGATCCCGTTTGGTAAGCACATTCTCGTGCAGGAAGGCGACAGCGTCCGTTCGGGCGAGCGCCTCTCCGACGGTGCAATCGATCCGCACGACATCCTGAAGATCAAGGGCGTCGCCGCCGTGCAGCAGTACCTCGTGAATGAAATTCAGGAAGTGTACCGCATGCAGGGTGTGAAGATCTCCGATAAGCACATCGAGATCATCGTTCGTCAGATGCTCGGCAAAGTCGTGATCACCTCTTCGGGTGATTCGCTGATGCTCGAGGGCGACGAGATTGATAAGATCAAGGTCGGCGAGGAGAACGAGATCCTGAAGAACTCGGTGTTCATCACCAAGCGTGGCGACTCCAAGTTCAAAGTGGGCCAGATGGTCGAACGTAAGAAGTTCAAGGAAACAGTTGCCGAGCTCAAGAAGAAGGAGAAGACCCCGCCGGAATCGCGCGTGGCCGAACCGATCCTCGCAGAGCCGGTACTCCTTGGCATCACGCAGTCGGCACTGACGACCGAGAGCTTCATCTCGGCGGCCAGCTTCCAGGAGACGACCAAGGTACTCACCGAGGCCTCGATTCAGGCAAAGACGGATACGCTCCTTGGTCTCAAGGAAAACGTGATCGTCGGTCACCTCATCCCGGCCGGTACCGGTTTGCCGAAGTTCAAAGAACTCCTCGTCATCCCGAAGGAGCTCGAAGAACTCGGTATGGAGCCGATCGAAGAGCAGCCCCGTCCGCAGCGCCGCAGCCGCGCCGCCGTGTAAACGAGGCTCAGATCCGAATTCTCAAAGCCCGCCATGTTGGCGGGCTTTGTGTTTGTAGGTAGTGTCTCAATTTCACGATGTTCAACAGACGTCATTCTGAGCAACGCGAAGAGTCCCTGTGGCGGAGCCTCACTGCGTTTCATTGAGGGATTCTTCGCTTCGCTCTCAGAATAACCGGATGTATAATGCCAATATTGAGCCACTCCCCTTTTCGTAGGGACAAACTTATTACGCGGCCATCGGGTTGGAACCTGCAGCCATTCACTTGAAAGAAAGCATCATGCTCACATTCAAGGACCTCGCACCGTTCAAGCGCTGGATTGCGCTGTACTATGCGCTGTACGCGTTGCTGTTAGTCGGGATCGTCACCGACATCTTCTCATCCGAGGTGCGATGGATCTTGGCGACCGTTCTGCTACTCTTCGCGCTTGTAACCCAATGGATGGCAATCAGCCGCCGACGCAAGCAGCGTCGGGACAATTTACAGATGATCGAAGAATTCGTTCACTCTAGCGAGTAGACCGACACGCGGTCCGGACAGGGCCAATCCCTACGAGTTGCCGGATACTCCGAACGCAATCCTCTCGCGTGCCTTACGACCCACTGGCAATTACCGCAGGTGTTGGCGTACACACCCCACACAGATATTCCAGCACATCGCGCGCAGAGTAGTGCAGGCTTCCGTTGTGCAGAAATCGACCGAGGCGTCGGATTGAATCACCCGCCGTGACAAGCGGTTTTTCGATATAGCCTGACAACTGTTCCTGAGGCAGATCGATATTTGCCATGAGCGCATTACACAAACATTTCTTCCCTATCGTATCTTCAATGTTGCCGCCTTTCTGTACATAGCTCTCGACCGGCTCTGCAGGACAACGGTATCCAATACTCCCATCTGGACGTTTATATGCCTGACGCAATAACCCATACTGACAAAGGCGGGGACGCATGGCATACATATCCGGATCGGAAATCGTCCCCCCGAAACGAACAACTTTGAACGGGAAACCTGCTGGAGATGCGTTCGGATCGGTAAAGAGCTCAGCTCGCCCGTTGGCGACATCGCGCAAAATGCCCTCGCGTAAATGCGGTGCAAGCCCGGACTCGGCGCAGAACGCAAAGGCAGTACCGACCTGAATACCCTGTGCTCCGGCTGCAACTGCAGCACTGAGATGCTCGGGAGAAGCCTGGTCACCAGCAAGCCAAAACGGAAGACCGAGGGATCGGAGTGTATCGAGATTCACGGCGTCGCGAGGACCGTAGATCGGCTCGCCGAACTCTGTCAGCCGCAACGCACCCCGAGGCGGAGCGTTGTGTCCGCCTGCACGTTCGTTCTCGATCACGAATCCGTCGATTGTCCCGTTTGCACGTTTCAAGAGCGCTTCTGCTAATACGTCCGAAGAGACGATTGCGAGAAACTTCGGACGCTTCAACGGTTCGAACGCGATTGTAAAGAGTCGTCGGGGATCGAGCGTGATCTGAACGTTGTCGTCCGCCGTGGCTCCATCGACGCTCACTTTGATCGATGCGGCATGATGCAGTGCGAAGTTGTCGAGCGCCCCGGGTATCTCGCGCGGAATTCCGGCGCCCATCAGCACGAAGTCGACGCCCGCAAGCATCGCTCCGTAGATCGAGGCAAGATTCGGAAGTTGTACTTTTTCCAACAAGTTAATCCCAACCAATCCGTCGTGTCCCTCTTTTGCCAGCCAAACCTCGCAAAAAGTAGCGACGACCGTTAATCGAAGAAGGTCGTCACTTGGAGACAATGTGTACATCGGTACACCACGCACAGCCCGGCGTCCCGATGTGCGGGGTTTATTGAAGTGAGCGGCTAGTATCGTCGAAGCAACGTTGCGATCCGGGAAGTGGTCGAGAGCTCGACGAAGAGCACGGTCGGCATCACCATCTTGAAGGCGCTGGGCAAACACTTGCGAGAGACCGGTACCGGAGACAACTCCAAGTTCGCCGGCGCTCGCGACTTCTTTTGCAAGTTTCCATCCTGAAACAGCTACTCCCATTCCACCCTGAATGATACGCGGGTGTGCCGCTCGTCCACTTTGCATGTACCCCTCCGATCGTTTGAATCTATACCAGTGCTATCCACGCGAGTAGATCGGACGGGGTGGGACGTCGGTTGCCTCGCGTACAGCGTCATTATTTGTGGAGTACCAGAAGTTTCTATAAACACTAATAGTAAACGAACCCTTACAACGCATCATCAGTATCCGAGAAAAAAACACATGTTGCAACGTGCACCTTGCACGGGAGGCAATCGTGCTCGACTTCGGTTCTATTTCAACAACCGTTCGGAGCATTTATTGAAGACGGCAGCACAAGCAAGGGCACAGAACCGCGATTTCATCCGCGTCGGACGTTCGCGCATCCAAGGTAAGGGAGTGTTTGCTAAACGCAAGATCCCCCGTGGCACACGAATCGTCGAGTATCTCGGCGAGCGAGTACCCATCTCGACATTGCTCGTGGAAATGGACGCCGGCAAACGCACACACACCTACATCTTTGCGCTTTCACATACGATGACGATCGACGGTTCGGTAGGTGGCAGTGACGCACGTTTCATCAACCATAGCTGCGAACCGAACTGCGAAGCATGCGTGTTCGATGATCGTGTGTATATCTATGCAATGCGAGATATTACCCGCGGCGAAGAGCTGACATTCGACTACCAACTCGGCCCCGCAATCCGTCGAAGCGGCCGTCGGTCGAAGGATGTGCTCGACGCGTATGCCTGCCACTGTGGCTCCCCGAAGTGCAGAGGGACGATGATCGCCTCGAAGCGGCGGTCTGAGTCTCGGCGATGATCGCCATATCCGAACATCTATATCGATCAAAGGAGTTATTCTATGAAACGATCAACCCAGAACAAAACCAAGCCATCGAAGAACCGCACACGTACCGTTGCAGCAACGATCATGGCAGTACCGATGCTCACCGGCGCTGCATTCGCGCAGCGCGGCGGTGTGACGACCGATTCGGGTGCACAGTCCAAGATGACGGCAACCAGATCGAAAATGTACATCAAGTTCTCCGAGCGATTCATCAAGATGGAATCACCGCTAATGATCGCCGGGCTTGACGACGGGCACACGATCTATAAAAATCGCAGCGGTCAATATTTTTACATCGATCCCTCGACCGGCGATATGAAATTCATATCAACCGACATCTATATGAAGTGGACCGAGAAGTACATCAAAGGCAATTCGGGAAATGCTAGGCAGCTCAAGTATGAAGGCGGCCTGAAGCACTTCCCCGACGTGTCGATCGTCGGCGTAGACTCGCACGGTAACACACTGATGAAAAATGCCTCCGGTGAGGTATTTCATCTTGACCCGAAAACGGGCGACATGATATTTGATCGGTAAATACTATTCGCACAACAAAGCCCGCCAACCGGCGGGCTTTTTAATTTATGTACGACTAGTACACAACGAAGCGACCAATAGGTTGGCCAGTCTCCGAATGTACAAGATATACCCCTCGTGCAGCCGGTGCCACAAAGGTATTCCCGCTTCGAGGTTCAAACCATAGCACTTCTTGACCGAGTGAGTTTATTGTACGGATTGAAGACAATCCAGCAACATCTAACGGCAATTCGATACGTACTTGCTCGCCATGCTGAACAGGGTTTGGATATATCGAGACCTTGAGTAATTTCTGCGAATTCCGGTCGACGGCCAGCGTACTCGTATCGGCCCAATACAGGCGTTCGTCGTATGCCTGGATCATATAGATCTTCCCGGTCGAAGTCTCGTAAAATGTTTGTTCGCTTCTCATCCCCGTCGCATCGAGCCCCAGCCCGCGGTCTGTGCTCTGCCACCAGGCGCCATGACGCATGAAGTATGTCGCGCCGAAGGTTGCCGTGCCGGTTCGTGACGAATAGCGGTCTCCGTTACGAGCGAAGTGTATGTTATTGAGTTGCGCATCGTACCACCATGAACCGGTACCGCCCACCTGCATCCGTTGCCATTGTGTCGGCTTGCCAATCTCGTCGCGGTGCTTTACGAGATTCAGATGCACCAGCACACCCGACGCGTCTGCACGCGCGATGCCTTCGAAGCTCAAATAGACACTGTCATCGGGTGAGACCGATAGCCCGCTCGCACTTGAAATAAAGACGGTATTTTCAATCGTATTTGCACCGTCAATAACGATCTGCTCATGCTGCCATGTGAGTCCGAGATCATCCGAAACGAAGAGGCCTTTCGTGTCCGGCGCTTGGTCGTCTGCGATGGTAATGTAGACTCGTCCGTGCGAATCGGCGGCGAGACGATCGACAAATGGCTTGATCGGTAACCCAGTATTTCGTTGCTGCCAGTGCTTGCCGGCGTCCGATGAATAGAATATGCCATCACCTACGTACCCTTCCACCATATCCGACGTCCCCGTCGCTGCAAAGATGTTGCCGGAGCCCGCTTCCTGGAACATGACGACGGGATAACTCCCGACGACAACCGAATCCCATGTCAGGCCGAGATCCATGCTTACGAAAATCTTCCCATTGCCCCCGCCGTAGAGTACATGCGAGGGATCAAGAAAGAGCGTGTATAGTCTGGAAGCGGTGAAGATCGTATCGAAGTGCTGTCCCGCATTCGAACTGCGAAACACCATCGAGGGAGTCGAATAGAACAGGACGGAATCCTGCATCCCGGCAAGACCGGTTTTCGGTCCCCCAGGGAATTCGTAAGTCGTGAGCCAGAATTTCTGGGCATGTATATTACCGGCAAATCCAATGATTGCCACGAGGAGAATCAGGGTCGTTTTCATTCGGGGTACGGATGCAAATAAATTTACCCCACTCGATACGAAATTAGGTACCAACCGTTTCACACATTGCGCTTTTCATTCCTATACCATAACGGTTGACAAATAGTAAAGTATTAGTGAAGAGCAACCGTGAGTGACACGTTCTTCGCCTCCGCATGCGAACTTAGTCCCGGTGCTGTGGCATAGACGCGAAGTTCATTCTCGAGCTGATACGAACCATTCTTGAGTGTGACGCCCGGCGCCGGACTATCAAACGGAATCGAGCAGCTTCCGTCTTTGTCGAGATTCACCGTTCTTGTACTGTCGCCGTTAAGGATCAATTTCGTGCCGTCCGGACTGAGCGTAATATCCTGAAATGTCAGCGCACCTCCGCCAACCGCAAGACCTAAGCTATCGAGGATATTCGTCCGAATAAAAATATCGAGCCGTCCCCCGCCCGCAATATGTACGCCGTGCACGTTCAGTGTCGATCGGAAGGCATAGCTTCCAGCTTGATTCACCACGAGCTCCGAAAGCACACGGTTATTGGCTTTGGCCTCGCATGGCCACTGTGAAGCACTTGCCCCCGGAATCCCATGCACGACGCAGGAGACACGATCGAAATGCGGCGCGTCGCTCGATGCGATCGTATTGCCGTCCGTCGCGGCGGTGCTCGTTGGCGAACTATAGCGATGGGTTTCGGGGCTGGCCGAGGTCGAGTTGTCTGCATCGTTCGCCATGCCATTGAGTTCGGTAATGACGATCACTCCATCGAGATCGACCGGCTTTTTCTTCCCGGTGCCACATCCGCTGAGAAGCAGGATGCAGGCGGCTGCGACGCAGACTGCACGAGGAGCAACGAATAACATACCGAGTAACTGCATATTCCCTCCTTATTATATGGTGGCCCATATAATAAACACGGTAACAGAGAGAAATAATGCACACTCGTCCCCGGAGCCGTCTGCGAGTTTACGATATCGCGTAGTCGTTGTGAGGAGAACAGATCACCAGACCCTACCGGCGTGCGTTTGCATCACTGTGTACGTTCCATGATGTTTCGGTGACATGCTAACGATACTGCTGGGCGAGTCTACGGCAAGAGCCCTCGGAACATCCGGACGTCTTCTCAATCCGAATACATGAAAGGATTTATGAGTGGCATTTTTACGTTATGCCTGACTTCACCCACAACACATTGATTCCCATGCGTTACCTCATCACACTCATCCTGGTGTGTGCCGGAGTCGATCTCTATGCTCAATGCCCAGATGGGTATGTGACCTCAAACGAGAATCTCGTCACAAACGGAGATTTCTCAGCCGGACCGAGCGGATTCCAAAGCGATTACATCTACTCCAATCGACACTCGACCGGTGACAATGCAGTGCTCGACGAAGGCTATTATGCGGTCGTAAACGATCCGCACTGGGTTCATCTTGGCTACGCCCAGTGCACCGACCATACATCCTCAGGTGGCAACATGATGGTGATCAACGGGTCGCAGAAACCCGGCCAAGCTGTATGGAAACAACAGATAGCCGTCAAACCGAACACATATTACTATTTCTCCACTTGGATTGCAAATTTGGTCCCGAAGGCGCCATCAAAGCTCGTGTTTTCCATTAACGGTACGCAGCTCGGAGATCCCATCGTCGCAGCAGAACAGACCTGTGTGTGGAAGCAGTTCTTTGCGGTATGGTTCTCGGGCAACGCGACCGAAGCGGATATCAGTATTGTGAATCTCAATCTGGAGTGGATGGGTAATGATTTTGCGCTCGACGACATTGTATTTTATACCTGCGAGCACCAGAATCTTGACACAAAGGTTTCTGATGCAAAGGTTGGCGAAACGATTGTTCTCCGCAACATCGTCTTCGACAATGCGAGGTGGGATATCAAGCCTGCTTCGACCGAAGAGCTCGAAGTGTTACGGCACTATTTGGTCTCACACAAAACGGCTATGATCGAAATCGATGGACACACGGACAATGTCGGCGACGACGAATCGAACCTCACACTCTCGAAGAACCGCGCAAAAGCCGTGTACGACTACCTCATTTCAAAGGGAATCTCAAAGAGTCGTCTGACATACCAGGGTTTCGGCAAAACCAGGCCGATCGATTCCAACGAAACGATAGAAGGCAGGCAGAAAAACCGGAGAGTAGAGTTCATTCTTACGAGAAAGTAAAGTCCCGTTGTGTCACCGTCCTCGCTCGTCGGCTAGCTACAACGTGCCGCCACCCGACGAATCGAGAAGCCCTTTGTTCTGAGGCACAATGCTGTCCGTAGAAGTATGTCACGCACTCAGAACAGCTGCTTTAACGCTCGCGTACATATAAGTGTAACCGTGACCTCTGCGACGATCGAAGAACACAATGCCGGATCCCAGCTGAAAGAGCAGTACGCCGTTTCCGACCTAATTGATGTTCACCGATACTCCTGGATTTGCACAGAACACTTCGCTGTGGACATCGAAGTATTATTCAACTGACTCAATGACGTCCGCGCGTTTTGGAACGGACGGCTTTGTGTGGCAATCCACATGAACCTGTATCGATGCTGTTAAAATAAACGTACCCTAGATCGGATGCTTGGGCAGAAACGAAGATCCGAGACGGTTCGAACGTAATCGACCAACCGAAAACGTTGCCGTCACTCGGGTGCATGGCAGAAACAATATGCACTATCAGACTGGACGGGGTGAATTGCACATTCTTCGATCAGCAGGATCGTTGTACAACTTCCGCGAAGGCTACACCGGCCACTATTGTCTACTCGACTGGCGCACGCATACAACTGAGACGCATCGAATCGATCATCCGTCTTTAATCGTCATCAGATCGTTTTCTGATGCGTGATAATTTCTCCAACCTACTTCAACACGACGAATTTAGCCGTCTCTATGCCGGTAGATGTTCGAATCTCAGCAGAATAGACGCCATCGGGTAGATCGCGACAATCGATCTCGATTGAGTGTTTTCCGCGCTCCTCGTCACGATCGGAAAGCAATTTCACTCGTTGACCGATCGCGTTGATCAGATCGATCTCGACGTGCCCGAAGGTAGAGAGATCATAACTCAGCGTCGTGGATGCCATAACCGGATTAGGGATGACAGTTGTGATTGCTCCGTCCCCAACGGCATCTGCACCGACGGATTGCCGTGCAGTGATCGCAACCGTAGCGAGCCAGATATCTTGGTAGCCATGATTGTCGGAGCACACTCCATCATACGACTGAGTTACACCTCCGACGACGAACTTGCCGTCAGTGGTTTGGATGACTTGACCCGCATATTCGATGGACGCGCCGCCAAAACATTGTCGTGCACGAATGTCGCCGGTCGGCGACA
This Bacteroidota bacterium DNA region includes the following protein-coding sequences:
- the rpoC gene encoding DNA-directed RNA polymerase subunit beta', translating into MLPMESPFKKFSQITISLASPESILGRSHGEVTKPETINYRSYRPEKDGLFCEKIFGPTRDWECFCGKYKRIRYKGIICDRCGVEVTTKSVRRERFGHISLAVPVVHIWYFRSLPNKIGHLLGIPSKDLEKIIYYESYVVISPGTTGLPEKHLLTEEEYYRILDSLPSENDDLEDLDPKKFIAGIGAPAVHQLLSRIDIEALSIELRRQAREETSQLKRQEALKRLRTVEAFRPEEAKLDNRPEWMVLNAVPVIPPELRPLVPLEGGRFATSDLNDLYRRVIIRNNRLKRLMDIKAPEVILRNEKRMLQEAVDSLFDNSRRVSAVKADTSRALKSLSDTLKGKQGRFRQNLLGKRVDYSGRSVIVVGPELRLHQCGLPKEMAVELFKPFIIRKLIERGITKTVKSAKKLVERKTNDVWDILESIIDGHPVMLNRAPTLHRLGIQAFQPKLIEGRAIQVHPLVCTAFNADFDGDQMAVHVPLSFEAQLEASTLMLSSHNIISPQNGEPIAVPSQDMVLGPYYLTKHKHGALGEGMIFGTAKEVMVAYNLNRVHLHAMVKVRIGGKMIETTVGRTIFNQIVPKDMGYLNELLTKKRLRQIIAMCFRKVGLIQTVEFLDKLKDLGFMFATKGGVSVALSDIVVPKEKNEIIDKAQAQVDDVHDKYLNGFITTGERYNKVIDIWTRATNRVADKLFETLQHDRNGFNPLYMMVDSGARGSKEQVRQLAGMRGLMAKPQKSLSGQTGELIENPILSNFYEGLSILEYFISTHGARKGLADTALKTADAGYLTRRLVDASQDAVIAMHDCETIRGIPTSALKEGEDIKETLAERILGRVSQEDIVDPLSKKVICKTGQMIDEEVALAISETSIETVLVRSVLTCEAKRGICALCYGRNLATHKLVEPGEAVGRIAAQSIGEPGTQLTLRTFHTGGTASLIASQSQVTSKFEGTIQYEGMKVITNVEGQKIVLSRSGVVNILDDDNRAVGKFDVPYGSVILVPDGAPIKKGELLYEWDPYNAVIVSEHKGTVKFRDFVENITVRREPDELTGHIQTRTIDSRDRTKSPTIDILDADGKRIINYIIPSNAILQVEDGEAIPAGMVLVKIHRESGKNRDITGGLPRVTELFEARSPSDPATVSEIDGVVHFEKPRRGSRVIAVTAHDSTDRREYTIPFGKHILVQEGDSVRSGERLSDGAIDPHDILKIKGVAAVQQYLVNEIQEVYRMQGVKISDKHIEIIVRQMLGKVVITSSGDSLMLEGDEIDKIKVGEENEILKNSVFITKRGDSKFKVGQMVERKKFKETVAELKKKEKTPPESRVAEPILAEPVLLGITQSALTTESFISAASFQETTKVLTEASIQAKTDTLLGLKENVIVGHLIPAGTGLPKFKELLVIPKELEELGMEPIEEQPRPQRRSRAAV
- a CDS encoding nitronate monooxygenase produces the protein MQSGRAAHPRIIQGGMGVAVSGWKLAKEVASAGELGVVSGTGLSQVFAQRLQDGDADRALRRALDHFPDRNVASTILAAHFNKPRTSGRRAVRGVPMYTLSPSDDLLRLTVVATFCEVWLAKEGHDGLVGINLLEKVQLPNLASIYGAMLAGVDFVLMGAGIPREIPGALDNFALHHAASIKVSVDGATADDNVQITLDPRRLFTIAFEPLKRPKFLAIVSSDVLAEALLKRANGTIDGFVIENERAGGHNAPPRGALRLTEFGEPIYGPRDAVNLDTLRSLGLPFWLAGDQASPEHLSAAVAAGAQGIQVGTAFAFCAESGLAPHLREGILRDVANGRAELFTDPNASPAGFPFKVVRFGGTISDPDMYAMRPRLCQYGLLRQAYKRPDGSIGYRCPAEPVESYVQKGGNIEDTIGKKCLCNALMANIDLPQEQLSGYIEKPLVTAGDSIRRLGRFLHNGSLHYSARDVLEYLCGVCTPTPAVIASGS
- a CDS encoding SET domain-containing protein-lysine N-methyltransferase, which encodes MLQRAPCTGGNRARLRFYFNNRSEHLLKTAAQARAQNRDFIRVGRSRIQGKGVFAKRKIPRGTRIVEYLGERVPISTLLVEMDAGKRTHTYIFALSHTMTIDGSVGGSDARFINHSCEPNCEACVFDDRVYIYAMRDITRGEELTFDYQLGPAIRRSGRRSKDVLDAYACHCGSPKCRGTMIASKRRSESRR
- a CDS encoding OmpA family protein — protein: MRYLITLILVCAGVDLYAQCPDGYVTSNENLVTNGDFSAGPSGFQSDYIYSNRHSTGDNAVLDEGYYAVVNDPHWVHLGYAQCTDHTSSGGNMMVINGSQKPGQAVWKQQIAVKPNTYYYFSTWIANLVPKAPSKLVFSINGTQLGDPIVAAEQTCVWKQFFAVWFSGNATEADISIVNLNLEWMGNDFALDDIVFYTCEHQNLDTKVSDAKVGETIVLRNIVFDNARWDIKPASTEELEVLRHYLVSHKTAMIEIDGHTDNVGDDESNLTLSKNRAKAVYDYLISKGISKSRLTYQGFGKTRPIDSNETIEGRQKNRRVEFILTRK